In Solanum pennellii chromosome 3, SPENNV200, a single window of DNA contains:
- the LOC107014035 gene encoding protein STRICTOSIDINE SYNTHASE-LIKE 13, with the protein MEKRIQLIRSQLVSQRPHLFLLSLAFAFLVADPFGLSPVGDTDFNPVKNDIAPYKQVMESWHGDKNNRLGLGNLEFVNEIYGPESLEFDILGHGPYAGLADGRIVRWMGEDAGWETFAVVTRNWSEKLCAKGKDSTTPKQYRVEPECGRPLGLRFNKQTGDLYIADAYYGLLVVGPEGGVATSLATHVEGKRILFANDLDIHTNGSIFFTDTSKKYNRVNHFLIMLEGEDSGRLLRYDIATKSTHVVLDGLTFPNGVQLSKDQTFLLFTETTNCRLMKYWIEGPKRGIVEIVANLPGFPDNVRVNEKGQFWVAIDCCRTRAQEVLINNPWMRSIYFRLPIQMRYLARLMGMKMYTVISLFNENGEIIDVLQDKKGVVMKLVSEVREVNGKLWIGTVAHNHIATLPYP; encoded by the exons ATGGAGAAGAGGATCCAATTGATAAGAAGCCAGCTTGTTTCACAACGTCCTCACTTGTTTCTTCTTTCCCTAGCCTTTGCTTTCCTTGTGGCAGATCCATTTGGTTTAAGTCCAGTAGGGGACACTGACTTTAATCCAGTAAAGAATGACATTGCACCATACAAACAAGTCATGGAAAGTTGGCATGGAGACAAGAATAACCGGTTAGGCCTCGGCAATCTGGAGTTTGTTAATGAAATTTACGGTCCTGAATCATTAGAATTTGATATTTTGGGTCATGGCCCATATGCGGGACTAGCTGATGGGCGTATTGTACGGTGGATGGGGGAAGATGCTGGTTGGGAAACATTTGCAGTCGTCACACGTAACTG GTCGGAGAAGCTTTGTGCTAAAGGAAAGGATTCAACAACACCTAAGCAATATAGAGTTGAGCCAGAATGTGGCAGGCCCCTTGGGCTAAGGTTCAATAAACAGACAGGGGATTTGTACATAGCAGATGCATACTATGGACTCCTAGTTGTGGGTCCTGAAGGAGGCGTGGCAACGTCCTTGGCTACACATGTTGAAGGGAAACGAATTCTCTTCGCCAACGACCTTGATATCCATACAAATGGCTCCATCTTCTTCACAGACACTAGCAAGAAATACAACAGAGT GAACCATTTTCTCATAATGTTAGAAGGAGAAGACAGTGGTAGACTTCTTAGGTATGATATTGCTACGAAATCTACTCATGTTGTCTTGGATGGATTGACGTTCCCTAACGGAGTACAATTATCCAAGGATCAAACTTTTCTTCTCTTCACTGAAACAACCAATTGCAG GCTGATGAAATACTGGATAGAAGGTCCAAAGAGAGGGATAGTTGAGATTGTTGCAAACCTTCCAGGATTTCCAGACAACGTAAGGGTGAACGAAAAAGGTCAATTCTGGGTTGCAATAGATTGTTGTCGAACTCGTGCACAAGAAGTGCTGATAAATAATCCATGGATGAGAAGCATTTACTTTAGATTACCGATTCAGATGCGTTACCTGGCTAGATTGATGGGGATGAAAATGTACACTGTTATATCACTCTTCAATGAAAATGGAGAAATTATTGATGTCCTTCAAGATAAAAAAGGTGTAGTTATGAAGTTGGTTAGTGAAGTTAGAGAAGTAAATGGCAAGCTATGGATTGGGACTGTGGCTCATAACCATATTGCTACCCTTCCATACCCATAA